The Cellulomonas sp. S1-8 genome has a window encoding:
- the tuf gene encoding elongation factor Tu — translation MGKAKFERTKPHVNIGTIGHVDHGKTTLTAAISKVLHDKYPDLNPFTPFDEIDKAPEEKQRGITINIAHVEYQTEKRHYAHVDAPGHADYIKNMITGAAQMDGAILVVAATDGPMAQTREHVLLARQVGVPYLLVALNKADMVDDEEILELVEMEVRELLSSQEFDGDNAPVVRVSGLKALEGDPVWVKSVEDLLEAVDESVPDPIREIDKPFLMPIEDVFTITGRGTVVTGRVERGTLKVNEEVEIVGIKEKAIKTTVTGVEMFRKLLDYAEAGENVGLLLRGTKREEVERGQVVVKPGSITPHTEFEGQVYILSKDEGGRHNPFYGNYRPQFYFRTTDVTGVITLPEGTEMVMPGDNTEISVTLIQPIAMEEGLGFAIREGGRTVGSGRVVKITK, via the coding sequence GTGGGCAAGGCGAAGTTCGAGCGGACGAAGCCGCACGTCAACATCGGGACCATCGGTCACGTCGACCACGGCAAGACGACGCTGACCGCCGCGATCTCGAAGGTGCTGCACGACAAGTACCCGGATCTGAACCCCTTCACGCCGTTCGACGAGATCGACAAGGCACCGGAGGAGAAGCAGCGCGGGATCACCATCAACATCGCGCACGTCGAGTACCAGACCGAGAAGCGTCACTACGCGCACGTCGACGCCCCCGGTCACGCCGACTACATCAAGAACATGATCACGGGCGCGGCGCAGATGGACGGCGCCATCCTCGTGGTCGCGGCGACCGACGGCCCGATGGCCCAGACGCGTGAGCACGTCCTGCTCGCCCGTCAGGTCGGCGTGCCCTACCTGCTGGTGGCGCTGAACAAGGCCGACATGGTCGACGACGAGGAGATCCTCGAGCTCGTCGAGATGGAGGTCCGCGAGCTGCTGTCGTCGCAGGAGTTCGATGGCGACAACGCCCCGGTCGTGCGCGTCTCGGGCCTCAAGGCGCTCGAGGGCGACCCGGTCTGGGTCAAGTCCGTCGAGGACCTGCTCGAGGCTGTCGACGAGTCCGTCCCGGACCCGATCCGCGAGATCGACAAGCCGTTCCTCATGCCGATCGAGGACGTCTTCACGATCACGGGTCGTGGCACGGTCGTCACCGGTCGTGTCGAGCGCGGCACGCTCAAGGTGAACGAGGAGGTGGAGATCGTCGGCATCAAGGAGAAGGCGATCAAGACCACGGTCACCGGCGTCGAGATGTTCCGCAAGCTGCTCGACTACGCCGAGGCCGGCGAGAACGTCGGTCTGCTCCTGCGCGGCACGAAGCGCGAGGAGGTCGAGCGCGGCCAGGTCGTCGTCAAGCCGGGCTCGATCACGCCGCACACCGAGTTCGAGGGCCAGGTCTACATCCTGTCCAAGGACGAGGGCGGCCGTCACAACCCGTTCTACGGCAACTACCGTCCCCAGTTCTACTTCCGGACGACGGACGTCACCGGTGTCATCACGCTGCCCGAGGGCACCGAGATGGTCATGCCGGGCGACAACACGGAGATCTCCGTGACGCTCATCCAGCCCATCGCGATGGAGGAGGGCCTCGGCTTCGCCATCCGCGAGGGTGGCCGCACCGTCGGCTCGGGCCGGGTCGTCAAGATCACCAAGTGA
- the rpsL gene encoding 30S ribosomal protein S12, with product MPTIQQLVRKGRQAKTNKSKTPALKGSPQRRGVCTRVYTTTPKKPNSALRKVARVRLSSGIEVTAYIPGVGHNLQEHSIVLVRGGRVKDLPGVRYKIVRGALDTQGVKNRKQARSRYGAKKG from the coding sequence GTGCCTACGATTCAGCAGCTGGTCCGCAAGGGCCGGCAGGCGAAGACGAACAAGTCGAAGACGCCTGCCCTGAAGGGCTCCCCCCAGCGGCGCGGTGTGTGCACCCGCGTCTACACGACCACCCCGAAGAAGCCGAACTCCGCGCTCCGCAAGGTCGCGCGCGTGCGCCTCTCGTCGGGCATCGAGGTCACCGCCTACATCCCGGGTGTCGGTCACAACCTGCAGGAGCACTCCATCGTGCTCGTGCGCGGCGGCCGTGTGAAGGACCTCCCCGGTGTCCGCTACAAGATCGTGCGCGGTGCGCTCGACACGCAGGGCGTCAAGAACCGCAAGCAGGCACGCAGCCGCTACGGCGCGAAGAAGGGCTGA
- a CDS encoding C2 family cysteine protease gives MRRRRHCSARGDQGAGTLEYLGIVAVAALLVVAVVVGVRAAGPSQWVAAAVCDIRSAFSQAGDCGGDDAPTTYGGQDEDGLTAAAPREGGNGSSSDGAEQEDSTSPEYANASDERGEADPERVAGALEDLRDALEGGFFGVRTGDLEDAREAVEGLNGPELDALIASMDDEELEHWVGQMDDGWLQGGWSREERRELWELLATRASKETLDRLSQFTDELQPSFDEVGGDEARDKPDSPRNVGEYGEVPHDLFVEGPSPEDIQQGSIGDCWWMASLGAIAQADPGIIEDAITVNANGTYTVRLYDDGRPVDITVTPEMVLVDGAPALARSPQYLLADDTTLGYELWPMVMEKALALHYGDYEKIEGGWPADGMAALTGRESTSHDTDDVSIQELASTLSDGGAVGVASLTKEDAKKSAYYQGDAGADVLYANHAYYLQSVDVDGGTVTLVNPWGIARNPPITMPYADYLEQFRQVDVNEVS, from the coding sequence GTGAGACGACGACGGCACTGCTCCGCGCGTGGCGACCAGGGCGCCGGGACCCTGGAGTACCTCGGCATCGTGGCGGTGGCCGCGCTGCTGGTCGTCGCCGTGGTGGTGGGCGTGCGCGCCGCCGGGCCGTCGCAGTGGGTCGCGGCCGCCGTCTGCGACATCCGCTCGGCCTTCTCCCAGGCCGGCGACTGCGGTGGCGACGACGCGCCGACCACCTACGGCGGCCAGGACGAGGACGGACTGACGGCCGCGGCTCCACGGGAGGGCGGCAACGGCTCGTCGTCGGACGGCGCCGAGCAGGAGGACTCGACGTCCCCCGAGTACGCGAACGCCTCCGACGAGCGGGGCGAGGCCGACCCGGAGCGCGTGGCCGGCGCCCTGGAGGACCTGCGGGACGCGCTCGAGGGCGGGTTCTTCGGGGTCCGCACGGGCGACCTGGAGGACGCCCGTGAGGCCGTGGAGGGGCTCAACGGTCCCGAGCTGGACGCTCTCATCGCGTCGATGGACGACGAGGAGCTCGAGCACTGGGTCGGCCAGATGGACGACGGCTGGTTGCAGGGCGGGTGGTCGCGCGAGGAGCGCCGCGAGCTCTGGGAGCTGCTGGCGACGCGCGCGTCGAAAGAGACCCTGGACCGCCTCTCGCAGTTCACGGACGAGCTCCAGCCGTCGTTCGACGAGGTCGGCGGTGACGAGGCCCGGGACAAGCCCGACAGCCCGCGGAACGTCGGCGAGTACGGCGAGGTGCCGCACGACCTCTTCGTGGAGGGGCCGAGCCCCGAGGACATCCAGCAGGGCTCCATCGGCGACTGCTGGTGGATGGCGTCGCTGGGCGCGATCGCGCAGGCGGACCCCGGGATCATCGAGGACGCCATCACCGTGAACGCCAACGGCACGTACACGGTCCGGCTCTACGACGACGGCCGACCGGTCGACATCACGGTCACACCCGAGATGGTGCTGGTCGACGGTGCGCCGGCACTGGCCCGGTCGCCGCAGTACCTGCTGGCTGATGACACGACCCTCGGCTACGAGCTGTGGCCCATGGTGATGGAGAAGGCGCTGGCGCTGCACTACGGCGACTACGAGAAGATCGAGGGCGGATGGCCGGCGGACGGCATGGCCGCTCTGACCGGCCGGGAGTCGACGAGCCACGACACCGACGACGTGTCGATCCAGGAGCTCGCCTCGACGCTGTCCGACGGCGGCGCCGTCGGCGTGGCCTCGCTGACCAAGGAGGACGCGAAGAAGAGTGCCTACTATCAGGGCGATGCGGGGGCGGACGTCCTGTACGCCAACCACGCGTACTACCTGCAGTCCGTGGACGTGGACGGCGGCACCGTGACCCTCGTGAACCCGTGGGGGATCGCGCGCAACCCGCCGATCACGATGCCGTACGCCGACTACCTGGAGCAGTTCCGCCAGGTCGACGTGAACGAGGTGAGCTAG
- the rpsG gene encoding 30S ribosomal protein S7: MPRKGPAPKRPLIIDPVYGSPVVTQLINKVLLDGKKTVAESIVYGALEGVRDKTQSDPVVVLKRALDNVRPSIEVKSRRVGGATYQVPIEVRPVRSTTLALRWLTDFSRARREKTMTERLMNEILDASNGLGAAVKRREDMHKMAESNRAFAHYRW; encoded by the coding sequence ATGCCTCGCAAGGGTCCCGCTCCGAAGCGGCCGCTGATCATCGACCCGGTCTACGGATCGCCGGTCGTCACGCAGCTCATCAACAAGGTGCTCCTCGACGGCAAGAAGACCGTCGCCGAGTCCATCGTCTACGGCGCGCTCGAGGGCGTCCGTGACAAGACGCAGTCCGACCCGGTCGTCGTGCTCAAGCGCGCGCTGGACAACGTGCGTCCGTCCATCGAGGTCAAGTCCCGCCGCGTCGGTGGTGCCACCTACCAGGTCCCGATCGAGGTCCGCCCCGTGCGGTCCACGACGCTCGCGCTCCGCTGGCTGACGGACTTCTCCCGCGCACGTCGTGAGAAGACCATGACCGAGCGCCTCATGAACGAGATCCTCGACGCCTCGAACGGCCTCGGTGCCGCGGTCAAGCGCCGCGAGGACATGCACAAGATGGCCGAGTCCAACCGGGCGTTCGCGCACTACCGCTGGTGA
- the fusA gene encoding elongation factor G yields the protein MALDVLTDLTKVRNIGIMAHIDAGKTTTTERILFYTGVNYKIGETHDGASTMDWMEQEQERGITITSAATTCYWHDNQINIIDTPGHVDFTVEVERSLRVLDGAVAVFDGKEGVEPQSETVWRQADKYDVPRICFVNKMDKLGADFYFTIDTIVNRLKAKPLVIQLPIGSENDFIGVVDLVEMRALVWRGETALGEKYEIEDIPADLVEKAEEYRGHLIEAVAETSEELLEKYLGGEELTVAEIKAGIRQLTITSQAYPVLCGSAFKNKGVQPMLDAVIDYLPTPLDVPAVVGHDVKDAELVVERHPDATEPFSALAFKVASHPFFGKLTYVRVYSGRVESGAPVLNSTKGKKERIGKLFQMHSNKENPVAEAQAGHIYAFIGLKDVTTGDTLCDPSAPVILESMTFPEPVIDVAIEPKTKGDQEKLSVAIQKLAEEDPTFRVKHDDETGQTVIGGMGELHLDILVDRMRREFKVEANVGKPQVAYRETIRRAVVKIDYVHKKQTGGSGQYAKVQMTFEPLDPAEGELYEFENKVTGGRIPREYIPSVDAGIQSAMQLGVLAGYPLVGVKAILLDGAAHDVDSSEMAFKIAGSMILKEAVRKADPALLEPIMAVEVRTPEEYMGDVIGDINSRRGMIQSMEDATGVKVVRAQVPLSEMFGYVGDLRSKTQGRAVYSMQFDSYAEVPRNVAEEIIKKTRGE from the coding sequence GTGGCACTGGACGTGCTGACGGACCTCACGAAGGTCCGCAACATCGGCATCATGGCGCACATCGATGCCGGCAAGACGACAACCACCGAGCGGATCCTGTTCTACACGGGGGTCAACTACAAGATCGGTGAGACGCACGACGGCGCCTCCACGATGGACTGGATGGAGCAGGAGCAGGAGCGCGGCATCACGATCACGTCGGCCGCGACGACCTGCTACTGGCACGACAACCAGATCAACATCATCGACACGCCCGGCCACGTGGACTTCACGGTCGAGGTGGAGCGTTCGCTCCGCGTCCTCGACGGCGCCGTCGCCGTCTTCGACGGCAAGGAGGGTGTCGAGCCCCAGTCCGAGACGGTGTGGCGGCAGGCGGACAAGTACGACGTCCCCCGCATCTGCTTCGTCAACAAGATGGACAAGCTCGGCGCGGACTTCTACTTCACGATCGACACCATCGTGAACCGCCTCAAGGCCAAGCCGCTGGTCATCCAGCTGCCGATCGGCTCCGAGAACGACTTCATCGGTGTCGTCGACCTGGTCGAGATGCGCGCGCTCGTGTGGCGCGGCGAGACGGCCCTGGGCGAGAAGTACGAGATCGAGGACATCCCCGCCGACCTCGTCGAGAAGGCCGAGGAGTACCGCGGCCACCTCATCGAGGCCGTCGCCGAGACCTCCGAGGAGCTGCTCGAGAAGTACCTGGGCGGCGAGGAGCTCACGGTCGCGGAGATCAAGGCCGGCATCCGCCAGCTGACGATCACCTCGCAGGCGTACCCCGTCCTGTGCGGCTCGGCGTTCAAGAACAAGGGCGTGCAGCCCATGCTCGACGCCGTCATCGACTACCTCCCGACGCCCCTGGACGTGCCGGCCGTCGTCGGTCACGACGTCAAGGACGCCGAGCTCGTGGTCGAGCGCCACCCCGACGCGACGGAGCCGTTCTCGGCCCTCGCGTTCAAGGTCGCGTCGCACCCGTTCTTCGGCAAGCTGACGTACGTCCGGGTGTACTCCGGCCGCGTCGAGTCGGGCGCCCCGGTGCTCAACTCGACCAAGGGCAAGAAGGAGCGCATCGGCAAGCTGTTCCAGATGCACTCCAACAAGGAGAACCCGGTCGCGGAGGCCCAGGCGGGTCACATCTACGCGTTCATCGGCCTGAAGGACGTCACCACGGGTGACACCCTCTGCGACCCGAGCGCGCCCGTGATCCTCGAGTCGATGACCTTCCCGGAGCCCGTCATCGACGTGGCCATCGAGCCGAAGACGAAGGGTGACCAGGAGAAGCTCTCCGTGGCCATCCAGAAGCTCGCCGAGGAGGACCCGACCTTCCGCGTCAAGCACGACGACGAGACCGGCCAGACCGTCATCGGCGGCATGGGCGAGCTCCACCTCGACATCCTCGTCGACCGCATGCGGCGCGAGTTCAAGGTCGAGGCCAACGTCGGCAAGCCGCAGGTCGCGTACCGCGAGACGATCCGTCGTGCCGTCGTCAAGATCGACTACGTGCACAAGAAGCAGACCGGTGGCTCGGGCCAGTACGCGAAGGTCCAGATGACCTTCGAGCCGCTGGACCCTGCCGAGGGCGAGCTGTACGAGTTCGAGAACAAGGTCACCGGTGGCCGCATCCCGCGCGAGTACATCCCGTCGGTCGACGCCGGGATCCAGAGCGCGATGCAGCTGGGCGTCCTCGCGGGCTACCCGCTCGTGGGCGTCAAGGCGATCCTGCTCGACGGTGCCGCGCACGACGTCGACTCCTCGGAGATGGCGTTCAAGATCGCCGGCTCGATGATCCTCAAGGAGGCGGTGCGCAAGGCGGACCCGGCCCTCCTGGAGCCGATCATGGCCGTCGAGGTGCGTACGCCCGAGGAGTACATGGGCGACGTCATCGGCGACATCAACTCCCGTCGCGGCATGATCCAGTCCATGGAGGACGCGACGGGCGTGAAGGTCGTCCGCGCGCAGGTGCCGCTCTCGGAGATGTTCGGGTACGTCGGCGACCTGCGGTCCAAGACCCAGGGTCGTGCCGTCTACTCCATGCAGTTCGACAGCTACGCCGAGGTTCCTCGGAACGTTGCCGAGGAGATCATCAAGAAGACCCGGGGCGAGTAG
- a CDS encoding DNA-directed RNA polymerase subunit beta', with amino-acid sequence MLDVNVFDELRIGLASADDIRAWSHGEVKKPETINYRTLKPEKDGLFCEKIFGPTRDWECYCGKYKRVRFKGIICERCGVEVTRSKVRRERMGHIELAAPVTHIWFFKGVPSRLGYLLDLAPKDLEKVIYFAAYMITWVDVDGRQEDLPNLQNEIDLEKKEISDRRDNDINTRATKLEADLAELEAEGAKADARRKVRDSAEREMAQLRKRSDAELDRLEQVWDRFKNLKVADLEGDEMLYRALQDRYGNYFEGSMGAAAIQKRLEAFDLVAEGDSLRETIRSGKGQRKTRALKRLKVVNAFLTTNNSPTGMVLDAVPVIPPDLRPMVQLDGGRFATSDLNDLYRRVINRNNRLKRLLDLGAPEIIVNNEKRMLQEAVDSLFDNGRRGRPVTGPGNRPLKSISDMLKGKQGRFRQNLLGKRVDYSGRSVIVVGPQLKLHQCGLPKQMALELFKPFVMKRLVDLNHAQNIKSAKRMVERARPVVWDVLEEVITEHPVLLNRAPTLHRLGIQAFEPQLVEGKAIHLHPLVCAAFNADFDGDQMAVHLPLSAEAQAEARILMLSSNNILKPSDGRPVTMPSQDMIIGLFHLTSDKEDPEGQGRGFSSVSEAIMAFDQGSLDLNAVVKIRFDDLVLSEEQAPEGWVPGQTHTYETTLGRALFNELLPVDYPYENGVVDKKRLSVIVNDLAERYPKVEVAASLDALKEAGFRWATRSGVTIAISDVATPAEKQGILDEHEARAAKVQGQYEKGLITDDERRQELIEIWTNATDKVAKAMQANFPPRNTVFRMVGSGARGNWMQVRQIAGMRGLVANPKGEIIPRPIKANYREGLSVLEYFIATHGARKGLADTALRTADSGYLTRRLVDVSQDVIVREEDCGTERGLTMPIGVAAADGTLRRHDKVETSVFSRTLSTDIEVDGAVVGHAGDDVGDVLLDRLLETGVTELKIRSVLTCESRVGTCAKCYGRSLATGKLVDIGEAVGIIAAQSIGEPGTQLTMRTFHTGGVASADDITQGLPRVQELFEARTPKGEAHIAEFSGRVAIEETDRARAIVLTPDDGSEEIRYPITKRSRLIMQDGDHVSVGTQLVQGAVDPKKVLRILGPRATQKHLVDEVQEVYRSQGVDIHDKHIEVIVRQMLRRVTVLDSGETGLLPGELAERGRFEDFNRKAVSEGGQPASGRPELMGITKASLATDSWLSAASFQETTKVLTEAAMSSRSDPLLGLKENVILGKLIPAGTGLPRYRNVAVEATEEAKAELYPAFGYDEIDFPALGLGTGEAIPLEDIDFGDYR; translated from the coding sequence TTGCTCGACGTCAACGTCTTCGACGAGCTGCGCATCGGCCTTGCCTCGGCCGACGACATCCGTGCCTGGTCGCACGGCGAGGTGAAGAAGCCCGAGACCATCAACTACCGCACCCTCAAGCCGGAGAAGGACGGGCTCTTCTGCGAGAAGATCTTCGGCCCCACCCGGGACTGGGAGTGCTACTGCGGCAAGTACAAGCGCGTGCGCTTCAAGGGCATCATCTGCGAGCGCTGCGGCGTCGAGGTGACGCGCTCGAAGGTGCGCCGTGAGCGCATGGGCCACATCGAGCTGGCCGCCCCCGTCACGCACATCTGGTTCTTCAAGGGTGTGCCGTCGCGGCTGGGCTACCTGCTCGACCTGGCGCCGAAGGACCTGGAGAAGGTCATCTACTTCGCGGCCTACATGATCACGTGGGTCGACGTGGACGGTCGCCAGGAGGACCTCCCGAACCTCCAGAACGAGATCGACCTGGAGAAGAAGGAGATCTCGGACCGGCGCGACAACGACATCAACACCCGCGCCACCAAGCTCGAGGCCGACCTGGCCGAGCTCGAGGCCGAGGGTGCCAAGGCCGACGCGCGCCGCAAGGTGCGCGACTCCGCCGAGCGCGAGATGGCCCAGCTGCGCAAGCGGTCGGACGCCGAGCTCGACCGCCTCGAGCAGGTCTGGGACCGGTTCAAGAACCTCAAGGTCGCGGACCTCGAGGGCGACGAGATGCTGTATCGCGCGCTGCAGGACCGCTACGGCAACTACTTCGAGGGCTCGATGGGCGCCGCGGCGATCCAGAAGCGTCTCGAGGCGTTCGACCTGGTGGCCGAGGGTGACTCGCTGCGCGAGACCATCCGCAGCGGCAAGGGGCAGCGCAAGACCCGTGCCCTTAAGCGGCTCAAGGTCGTCAACGCGTTCCTCACGACGAACAACTCGCCGACGGGCATGGTCCTGGACGCGGTCCCGGTCATCCCGCCGGACCTGCGCCCGATGGTCCAGCTCGACGGTGGCCGCTTCGCCACGTCGGACCTGAACGACCTGTACCGCCGCGTCATCAACCGGAACAACCGCCTCAAGCGGCTGCTCGACCTCGGCGCGCCCGAGATCATCGTCAACAACGAGAAGCGGATGCTCCAGGAGGCCGTCGACTCGCTGTTCGACAACGGCCGCCGCGGACGTCCGGTGACCGGTCCGGGCAACCGCCCGCTCAAGTCGATCTCGGACATGCTCAAGGGCAAGCAGGGTCGTTTCCGTCAGAACCTGCTCGGCAAGCGTGTCGACTACTCGGGCCGCTCGGTCATCGTCGTCGGCCCGCAGCTCAAGCTCCACCAGTGCGGCCTGCCCAAGCAGATGGCGCTCGAGCTCTTCAAGCCGTTCGTCATGAAGCGCCTCGTCGACCTGAACCACGCGCAGAACATCAAGTCGGCCAAGCGCATGGTCGAGCGCGCGCGTCCCGTCGTCTGGGACGTGCTCGAGGAGGTCATCACGGAGCACCCGGTGCTGCTGAACCGCGCACCCACGCTGCACCGTCTGGGCATCCAGGCGTTCGAGCCCCAGCTCGTCGAGGGCAAGGCGATCCACCTGCACCCGCTCGTCTGCGCCGCGTTCAACGCGGACTTCGACGGCGACCAGATGGCCGTCCACCTGCCCCTGAGCGCCGAGGCGCAGGCCGAGGCCCGCATCCTCATGCTCTCGAGCAACAACATCCTCAAGCCGTCCGACGGCCGCCCGGTGACCATGCCCTCGCAGGACATGATCATCGGTCTGTTCCACCTGACCTCCGACAAGGAGGACCCGGAGGGCCAGGGCCGTGGGTTCAGCTCGGTGTCCGAGGCGATCATGGCGTTCGACCAGGGGAGCCTCGACCTCAACGCGGTCGTGAAGATCCGCTTCGACGACCTGGTCCTCTCCGAGGAGCAGGCGCCCGAGGGCTGGGTGCCCGGCCAGACGCACACGTACGAGACGACGCTGGGCCGCGCGCTCTTCAACGAGCTGCTGCCCGTCGACTACCCGTACGAGAACGGCGTGGTCGACAAGAAGCGCCTGTCGGTCATCGTCAACGACCTGGCCGAGCGGTACCCGAAGGTCGAGGTCGCGGCCTCGCTCGACGCGCTGAAGGAGGCCGGCTTCCGCTGGGCCACCCGCTCGGGCGTCACGATCGCGATCTCCGACGTCGCCACGCCGGCGGAGAAGCAGGGGATCCTCGACGAGCACGAGGCGCGCGCGGCGAAGGTGCAGGGCCAGTACGAGAAGGGCCTGATCACCGACGACGAGCGTCGTCAGGAGCTCATCGAGATCTGGACGAACGCCACCGACAAGGTCGCCAAGGCGATGCAGGCCAACTTCCCGCCCCGCAACACGGTGTTCCGCATGGTCGGCTCCGGCGCGCGTGGCAACTGGATGCAGGTCCGTCAGATCGCGGGCATGCGTGGCCTGGTGGCCAACCCGAAGGGCGAGATCATCCCGCGCCCGATCAAGGCGAACTACCGCGAGGGCCTGTCCGTCCTCGAGTACTTCATCGCGACGCACGGTGCCCGCAAGGGTCTGGCGGACACCGCGCTGCGGACCGCCGACTCGGGGTACCTCACGCGTCGTCTGGTGGACGTCTCGCAGGACGTCATCGTCCGCGAGGAGGACTGCGGCACCGAGCGCGGCCTGACCATGCCGATCGGCGTGGCGGCGGCCGACGGCACGCTGCGGCGCCACGACAAGGTCGAGACGTCCGTGTTCTCGCGGACCCTCTCGACCGACATCGAGGTGGACGGGGCCGTCGTCGGTCACGCCGGAGACGACGTGGGCGACGTGCTGCTCGACCGTCTCCTGGAGACGGGTGTCACCGAGCTCAAGATCCGCTCGGTGCTCACCTGCGAGTCCCGCGTCGGCACGTGCGCCAAGTGCTACGGCCGGTCGCTGGCCACGGGCAAGCTCGTCGACATCGGCGAGGCCGTCGGCATCATCGCGGCCCAGTCGATCGGTGAGCCCGGCACCCAGCTGACGATGCGGACGTTCCACACCGGTGGTGTGGCCTCGGCCGACGACATCACGCAGGGTCTGCCGCGTGTCCAGGAGCTCTTCGAGGCCCGCACCCCCAAGGGTGAGGCGCACATCGCGGAGTTCTCGGGCCGGGTCGCCATCGAGGAGACCGACCGCGCCCGCGCGATCGTCCTCACGCCGGACGACGGCTCCGAGGAGATCAGGTACCCGATCACGAAGCGGTCGCGCCTGATCATGCAGGACGGCGACCACGTGTCGGTCGGCACCCAGCTGGTGCAGGGCGCCGTCGACCCGAAGAAGGTGCTGCGCATCCTCGGCCCGCGTGCCACGCAGAAGCACCTGGTGGACGAGGTCCAGGAGGTCTACCGCTCGCAGGGCGTGGACATCCACGACAAGCACATCGAGGTCATCGTGCGGCAGATGCTGCGGCGCGTGACGGTGCTCGACTCCGGTGAGACGGGCCTGCTGCCCGGCGAGCTGGCCGAGCGTGGTCGCTTCGAGGACTTCAACCGCAAGGCGGTCTCCGAGGGCGGTCAGCCGGCCTCGGGTCGTCCCGAGCTCATGGGCATCACGAAGGCGTCGCTCGCGACGGACTCGTGGCTCTCGGCGGCCTCCTTCCAGGAGACGACGAAGGTGCTCACCGAGGCCGCGATGTCGAGCCGTTCGGACCCGCTGCTGGGCCTGAAGGAGAACGTCATCCTCGGCAAGCTCATCCCCGCCGGCACCGGGCTGCCCCGGTACCGGAACGTGGCGGTGGAGGCGACCGAGGAGGCGAAGGCCGAGCTGTACCCGGCCTTCGGCTACGACGAGATCGACTTCCCGGCGCTGGGTCTGGGCACCGGCGAGGCGATCCCGCTCGAGGACATCGACTTCGGCGACTACCGCTGA